The following DNA comes from Deltaproteobacteria bacterium.
ACACCGGGCCCTTGACATCCTTGAAGCCATGGAGCTCGAAGCAGCGCGCCGTTCCCGGCCCAACACAGGCGCTCTGGAGCTTCTTTTGTGGCTCAAACACATCCGAATTCCTTTCGGGCTGCTCACGCGGAACGGACCGAACTCGGTCTACCTGACTCTCACCACTTTCAAGGAAATCTCGGCACGGGACTTCGGCGTCATCGTGACACGAGCGGAGGCTCCTCCCAAACCGGACCCCGCCGGCGTACTTCTGGCCGCCGCACGGCTGAGCGTGGATCCCCGGGAAATCCTTTTCGTCGGCGATTATCGTTTCGACGTCATCGCAGGCCACCGCGCGGGATCCCTCACCGCGTTTCTGAGCAACGGTAAGCCATTATCCTGGATTCCGGGCGATCCCGAACCCCACTACACCATCCACCGCCTGCTGGAGCTCAAGTCCATTATCCGGCCGCGTCCCGATTGAGCGTTCCCCCTTTTCTTCGTTCCCAGAGCCTCGATCCATCCCCCGTCGATCCGTTCGAACAGGGATGGCGTCGGCTCGATAGTCCATTTTGGTTTCAACCATTCCT
Coding sequences within:
- a CDS encoding HAD family hydrolase, producing MIRAVLFDFDGTLTAPGAIDFQAIRLRLCCPSDQPILEYIDRLDPQDQHRALDILEAMELEAARRSRPNTGALELLLWLKHIRIPFGLLTRNGPNSVYLTLTTFKEISARDFGVIVTRAEAPPKPDPAGVLLAAARLSVDPREILFVGDYRFDVIAGHRAGSLTAFLSNGKPLSWIPGDPEPHYTIHRLLELKSIIRPRPD